The genomic region TCTGACAAATAATATTTATGTATGGTGATATAATTGTCAGAAGAAGTTATTATAGGGAAACGTTTTACAATAGTTATACCCAAAAAAATAAGAGAAAAACTCAATATTAAAGTAGGTCAACGAGCTATAGTAAGGCATGAGCAAGGAGTTATAATGATTGAAATGCTACCAGACGAT from Nitrososphaerota archaeon harbors:
- a CDS encoding AbrB/MazE/SpoVT family DNA-binding domain-containing protein gives rise to the protein MSEEVIIGKRFTIVIPKKIREKLNIKVGQRAIVRHEQGVIMIEMLPDDPYKALADTLGNFSYNEEEYERKAEEWLKKVARTRY